ccttttggcatttcctgggttcaggcgccgtatctgtcaggccctggctaGTATGTCTCCTCCCCAATAGATGcttcccctgctgtgctttgtattcactccctcttgccagattcggccttggagaccagatagccctaacaagccctctggggctgattgatgtctgtattgtacctatctatcttgtagcttcccataacataggcgtgaactttgatgccctgtaggagatataactctgtagctttggagtcttgctcacttgtaactttaactcgtgtttgacctactgtctgaagccttcaataaactccttgtttctgtatctaagtctgagcaagtgatttaaTGAAGTTTGCACAGTTCAGCTGGGAACTCTCACAATAGTCTTAGgttatgaggaatttttttaGATCTACCATGGGTGAATGCTGAAGGCATCGTTTGGAATCGTGCCATActaaatgctctccttaaccctgggtccGAAAGTTCCATTAGGTAGTTTGAAAAGAACTTATTCGATTTGAATAACGGATACCATGGAgagaacttggacttttgtattaGGCATATATCATTATCAGGTAAACATGATATATACAGTAAGATATGGAATCGTCTCAGGTTTAAAATCTTCCACGCCAGTGACTCTTCGAACTGTACAGCCACTGAAATGGGACACAATTACAACTGTGCACTGGAGCATTCCTGTTGGtaccaaagaaaataaaaatagaggacATTTTAGAATTGGCAAATGATTAACCACTCGAGTTCACACCGTCGATCATGCCATTTGCCATCTGGATGTATTTCTCCGCAGTCTTCGTTTTCAAGATTATTTGGTTCTCCTGATGCCCAGTTGGAGTAGCCTATCATTTCACCCTTCATATTGACAAAACGGCCTTCTTGTTTGACGTCACTGATTCCTAGAACAGCATTCTTGTTCTGCCACTGGACTATTTGTTGTACCGCTCTGTTCTCCGCAGTATTCCTTGGCGAGGCAATCGTCGCACCCATTCGGGCACAGAGGGTTTTCGCGGTCTCGTAGTCACCTGTGGTGCCGTCGGTTTTGAATATTTTGTCACCAGCCATCACGCCATTGGGCATGAGGAGAACTAGAAGGAGACAGAATGGCagaatttctgcattgttcatACTGAAAAGTGCTGAGTGCATCCATGGCAAGGGGCCATTTCAGTAGACGGGCAATGATTTTGCAACTGTGTCTACTGAACCCCCATTTCTCCATACTGTCAATGAGTCCTGGCTTTTAGCATTCCATTTCTGATTCACTAACCATTTGGCCAGCCATAGTTTACAAAACCATTAGAGGCATGCTGCGATCTTTGCCTCATACATGTTTGCCTGGCAAACATACCATTCAAAATTGGGAAGGTAATTTTGTTGCATTTCCATGCTGAGTGTGAATGGCTCTCTCAGTCATTTATGATGCCAGAACCTCATGGTCGCATCCATTATTGTATCAACCAAACCCCGCTTTTCCCTTCTTACCTTTCAGGGTCTTGTTGACTGCGGCTCGGTAAATGTTGAGTTGTGTTTGTAAGTCCCTTATTTCCTGTCTAAGGCGCTCAAGctctgaatgaaaaaaaaattgcagtctTACTATCATACATCAAATTAtagaagggatttttaaaaagaagaagctatGAATGATCAGTGTAAGGTCTGTGGAAATTGTTCTGTGTGTTCCCTTAAAAATGTATGAAGTGTTACTTGGAAATACTGTCCTCCAAAACCATTAACCTGGTTTAAGTCTGTAGTGTAGGTAGGTGAAAGATATTGGTCTTTTAGGCTTGGCTGTtccactcgctgtcaccccttcgATGActccgggtctttgtgttgattatgtgtGCCGTTTCCCACCACCAGAGGTCGCGTCGCTCTCCCCCTgtctttccccgcattttgcccgtgttttgagggacctgttttatctcgaatttgaaaacgcggaaaAAACGTGGGGacatgcagggggagagcgaggtgacctctgatggaggGAAATGgcctgcataatcaacacaaagacccagttatcggaggggtgactgcgagggaaacagccatgcataaaagaccattcatTGTCAAAGAGGTAAGGATCTCTAGAAGACACtctggtggaaagtgttgtcaagtcacagctgacttatggagaccctgtagggttttcaaggcaagggacgttcagaggggggtttgtcattgccttcctctgcataccgaCCCTGaaatcccttggtggtctcccatccaaatcctaaccaagGCCCAtcttgcttggcttccaagataaCAGTGTTATCTGTCCCAGCAGTTTCCCAAACTGGGCCCCTGAAAGATATATTTGCATGCTTGCAAATATTTTTTTAGGTGTATATTTGGAATATTGTCAGGCCTGGTGGTCTGAATGCAAACAGGAAGGCCAGAACAAGCAGTCAGAGCCCAGTCTATATTGAATGATGACATTGCTCTGATCAAGGGCATGAGGCCAGAGTCAGTAGCTCTATAGGGCCAGGTGAAACCCTGTTGGCCTTTATATATAGCTCAGTACGGTTCCTGACTTGTCCGACTGCAATGCAGAACAGCAGAGAGCTGATGCGTTATTCTCTCTTCCAACAACCCTACCGAAGCGTGGCCGAGTTCCCCgtttaaaaaaacccaagtgCCTTATAAACATCTTGCCTGTACCACACTGAGTAGTCCTCGGTGATTTTTGACAGATTATAGTCTCTCGTCTTATCCTTTCTCAGTGGGGGGCTGTGAAGATGAGTAAAATATTCTAAAGCCCTTTGTGTACTGAAAAAGTAAAGTAGAAACGGCGCATAATGATAATAATATgactcataggccttttatgcagggatgtttccccacggtcacccctacTGCCTGCTTTCAGGGCTTCCTTGCGattctgcatgccttttctgcccatcataggtcgcctcgctctccccacgtgttttacctgcattttccagattctggctaaaacagcaccaGGAAAACACCAGCAAAACAAAGCcttgaagcagtcagtgggggtgaccgcaggaaaacgtccctgcataaaagaccatagttagATCAGAACCCTCTATGTCCCTTTAGTGCTATGCACAAGAgcagtgtatttttaatttttttactgaCCTACTTGGTTAGTGTCTCTTCTTGATCTCTTTTTACGTATTGCTCTATCATCTCTTTGTGGCCCATGGATGCCGAGTGTTCCTACCCGACCCTGGACACCTAGAATGGAAGTATGGAATTCACCTGTGATGTAAGTTAACAAGCTACTTTTACATTGTGCTTTTCTCTTGGGGTTCCTGAGGTAGAAATAAATCAAACCCTGAAAGCAGAACAAATTCCCTGTCACAACCAAGTCTAGTTTGAAAATTATAGGTCTTTGGTGCCTTTTATTCTTGCTTATGGTAAGTGCTAAGTGTAAAAAAGCAACATAACGTCATCAAACACACAACAGAGTCATAGGTCAACAGAGAACTACAGGATGCTGTAGaatggggtgtcaaactcatttgttacgagggtcggatatgatataaatgtcacttggtcagaccaggccatgccttgccagcccagatcgggaagaagaagaagaagaattgttttttatatgccaactttctctacctttttaaaggagaatcaaactggcttacaatcgccttcccttcccctccccacaacagacacctggtgaggtaggtggagctgagagagttcggagacaactgtgactcgcccaaggtcacccagctggcttcatgtgtaggcgtggggaatcaaaccctgttctccagattagagtccaccactcttaaccactacaccacacagggaggggaggtggttggcttacgggctggataagagctcccagGGGCCGAATGCGGTCCATGGGCCGTATGTTTAGTACCCCTGctgtagaaccttaaagactgatTCAAAGTAGTTTAATTTTCCTGTATGTGATGTTGATATGCTTTCTAATGCACATCTGATAAAGTTACCTTTTGCTTGCAAAACTTAACAGTGTGGCTACCATGAAATAGGGCATTTCTTTACCTTGCTGCAGGGAGTGAACTGTACCAAGAAGGCAGCCCCAAAACAGAAAGTCCCTGATTTGAAAggcccctcctgctgaagaagTGTTGAACTCTTGTCACTCTTAA
This window of the Euleptes europaea isolate rEulEur1 chromosome 5, rEulEur1.hap1, whole genome shotgun sequence genome carries:
- the LOC130478151 gene encoding collectin-43-like: MTQPYIQMVLRLLILCLPALGVSTQKVTSSPTSYVLKGWVPNACTLVVCPPPERNPEEENGNQGVQGRVGTLGIHGPQRDDRAIRKKRSRRDTNQVELERLRQEIRDLQTQLNIYRAAVNKTLKVLLMPNGVMAGDKIFKTDGTTGDYETAKTLCARMGATIASPRNTAENRAVQQIVQWQNKNAVLGISDVKQEGRFVNMKGEMIGYSNWASGEPNNLENEDCGEIHPDGKWHDRRCELEWLIICQF